One stretch of Cheilinus undulatus linkage group 5, ASM1832078v1, whole genome shotgun sequence DNA includes these proteins:
- the LOC121510429 gene encoding C-X-C motif chemokine 9-like, which produces MKPAVIVFLACLLVLCVRGQLHSRPKTCKCSDYLRGRIHSKHIRAGPFIQDPSMFCPRTEITIITTANTEKCLDPQSPQGKLILSNRQKKRAAVTTSTTKSPATTTTPSAQTGSMSSTSVYATTRL; this is translated from the exons ATGAAGCCAGCTGTCATCGTCTTTCTCGCCTGCCTGCTCGTCCTCTGTGTACGAG GCCAATTACACAGCAGACCCAAAACATGCAAGTGTTCAGACTATCTCAGAGGCAGGATTCACTCAAAGCACATCAGGGCCGGGCCCTTCATCCAGGACCCCAGCATGTTCTGTCCTCGTACAGAGATCAC GATCATCACCAcagcaaacacagagaaatgTCTGGACCCCCAGTCACCACAGGGAAAACTCATTCTGAGCAACAG ACAGAAGAAGAGGGCCGCAGTGACCACGAGCACCACCAAGAGCCCAGCCACCACCACAACGCCATCGGCTCAGACCGGCAGCATGAGTTCAACCAGTGTTTATGCCACGACCAGGCTGTGA